One genomic segment of Dehalococcoidia bacterium includes these proteins:
- a CDS encoding alpha/beta hydrolase, protein MREDFIFYPDSYFIGDPAGWGLPFEDVYFPSADGVMLHGWFVPGQRRITLLWCHGNAGNISHRLDNLKLLHDRLDLTIFIFDYSGYGRSQGKPSEEGTYRDAEAALAYLRTRQDIDQDAIVFFGRSLGGAIAVDLASKQKCLGLILESTFASMVGWISRSFPNITPDMLPIKYDSLSKIKRVTAPLLILHGDYDEVVPFQSGMELYEAANEPKEFYTIEQAGHNDTYIVGGEGYMAALQGFIALLERT, encoded by the coding sequence ATGCGAGAGGACTTTATCTTTTACCCCGATAGCTACTTCATCGGCGACCCTGCCGGCTGGGGACTGCCTTTCGAAGATGTCTATTTCCCCAGTGCCGACGGGGTGATGCTTCATGGCTGGTTCGTTCCGGGGCAGAGGAGGATAACATTACTGTGGTGCCACGGCAATGCCGGTAATATAAGCCACCGATTGGACAACCTTAAGCTGCTTCATGACAGGCTAGACTTAACTATATTCATTTTCGACTACAGTGGATATGGCCGGAGCCAAGGGAAGCCCTCTGAGGAGGGCACCTACCGCGATGCCGAGGCCGCCTTGGCTTACCTCCGTACTCGCCAGGACATCGACCAGGACGCCATAGTATTCTTCGGCCGCTCTCTGGGCGGGGCGATTGCGGTGGACCTGGCGAGCAAACAAAAATGCCTCGGGCTTATCCTGGAATCGACCTTCGCCTCCATGGTGGGATGGATAAGCCGATCTTTTCCTAACATCACACCCGACATGCTCCCCATCAAGTATGACTCCCTCTCTAAAATAAAGCGGGTCACTGCCCCGCTGCTCATACTGCATGGCGACTATGACGAGGTGGTCCCTTTTCAATCGGGAATGGAATTATACGAAGCAGCTAATGAACCTAAGGAATTCTATACCATTGAGCAGGCAGGCCACAACGATACCTACATTGTGGGTGGAGAGGGATACATGGCCGCCCTTCAGGGGTTTATCGCCCTTCTAGAGAGAACCTGA
- a CDS encoding ribonuclease HII, which produces MPTEIVQRPSFIEEERLAEQGYRFIAGIDEVGRGPLAGPVVAAAVILPLDLVAPWLPLVRDSKELTPKRRASLFPLIEAAAVAIGVGFTGPEVIDNQGIVRATKIAMRSAVEQLARAPDFLLIDFVTLPEITISQRSITKGDSHCLSIACASIIAKVTRDGIMVELDETYPGYGFARNKGYATREHLLSLRQLGACPIHRKRFAPVRFSLEGR; this is translated from the coding sequence ATGCCAACTGAGATAGTACAGCGTCCGAGCTTTATAGAAGAAGAAAGGCTTGCGGAGCAGGGCTACCGCTTCATTGCGGGTATCGATGAGGTAGGGCGTGGCCCGCTGGCGGGGCCGGTGGTGGCTGCCGCCGTGATCCTGCCTCTAGACCTTGTTGCTCCCTGGCTACCTTTAGTGCGCGATAGCAAGGAGCTCACCCCGAAACGGCGGGCGTCCCTATTCCCCCTGATTGAAGCGGCAGCCGTAGCTATCGGCGTTGGCTTTACCGGCCCCGAGGTAATCGATAACCAGGGTATCGTAAGGGCAACGAAGATAGCGATGCGCTCCGCTGTGGAGCAGCTTGCCCGAGCCCCCGACTTTCTCCTTATCGACTTCGTTACCTTGCCCGAGATCACCATTTCTCAGAGAAGCATCACTAAGGGGGATAGCCACTGCCTCTCCATCGCCTGTGCCTCCATTATCGCTAAGGTGACTAGGGATGGCATCATGGTGGAACTCGATGAGACATATCCTGGCTATGGATTTGCCAGGAACAAGGGCTATGCTACCAGGGAGCACCTCCTAAGCCTCAGGCAATTAGGGGCGTGCCCCATTCATAGGAAGCGCTTCGCCCCGGTCAGGTTCTCTCTAGAAGGGCGATAA
- a CDS encoding DUF169 domain-containing protein, with protein sequence MVWQEYSKRLREVLGLEGSPIAVSYSMVPSSEGKPGKYLVCQALLDARGGAIINLSKESCACPGGVWHLGLGPRPSGEGDKLLKKFLVEGEKLFCSIATFHRAMSLTTSPPLGLAEYVVLSPLEKAEIAPDLVVFLCNPEQACRLVTLATYPDGIPPKTEIVGSTCHMVIAYPLVSGELNISLLDYTSRKYQSFKPEELFVTIPYHKLPGLVGSIDVCSAGMA encoded by the coding sequence ATGGTTTGGCAGGAATATTCCAAAAGGCTGAGAGAAGTACTAGGGCTTGAGGGAAGCCCCATCGCAGTTAGCTATTCTATGGTGCCATCCTCTGAAGGAAAACCGGGGAAATACTTGGTGTGCCAGGCCCTACTCGACGCGAGGGGTGGCGCCATCATCAACCTGAGCAAGGAAAGCTGCGCTTGTCCCGGCGGGGTGTGGCATCTCGGCCTCGGCCCCAGACCTTCTGGGGAGGGGGATAAACTTCTGAAGAAATTCCTTGTAGAGGGAGAGAAACTTTTCTGCTCCATAGCCACCTTCCATCGGGCTATGAGCTTGACCACGTCTCCACCTCTGGGACTGGCAGAATATGTGGTTCTCTCCCCCCTGGAGAAGGCCGAAATAGCGCCAGATTTGGTGGTATTTTTATGTAATCCAGAGCAAGCGTGTCGCCTGGTCACCCTGGCTACTTACCCTGACGGCATCCCTCCCAAGACGGAGATAGTAGGCTCGACATGCCACATGGTTATTGCCTACCCCCTGGTATCGGGGGAGCTTAATATCAGTCTCCTGGATTATACCTCTCGCAAATACCAAAGCTTCAAGCCTGAGGAGCTGTTTGTAACCATCCCGTATCATAAGCTGCCGGGTTTAGTGGGCAGCATCGATGTTTGCAGTGCCGGCATGGCCTAG